A stretch of Eleutherodactylus coqui strain aEleCoq1 chromosome 2, aEleCoq1.hap1, whole genome shotgun sequence DNA encodes these proteins:
- the ADCK2 gene encoding uncharacterized aarF domain-containing protein kinase 2 isoform X1, which yields MSQAGSLRAAVSICSSLSLCRRSWDPSKWRDIAVQRLRCTNVKTVSRITLGLWGVSTTTQCESLIHNHKPGQKVSSFGPSLVPQKPPETFLRKLFFIIRVGIRSFILSCKFGPLLLFYPLTYLSTGLNSLWLHLLLKATESSGPACIKLGQWASTRRDLFSEEFCVLFSKLHVKVTPHPWEYTELCLRRAFGNDYAHMLRITSRDPVGSGCVAQVYKAYVDLSVIQNVESHSLVESMERDSAYEAWEVSGLHGIFGRLRNWRQQDQSSLKDHEHSPIRGSEEDPDHLVPVAVKILHPGLGQQVQMDLLIMKTWSKLLSLIPGFRWLSLTEIVEEFEKLMTQQIDLRFEAKNLETFQQKFEKMDFIKFPTPLRPFVTKNILVESFEDGEPLSLYLNEKGSSQIKHRIAAMGVDMLLKMIFVDNFVHADLHPGNILVQGALEVSPGYSDQTTLVDMCDTLIVDIRPSRCPLRLVLLDAGIVAELQEKDLENFHSVFTAVVLGQGETVAELILHHARANQCMDVESFKSQMAELVNEARKTTVVLGKLQVAALLSRVFQLLMTHKVKLESNFASIIFAILVLEGLGRSLDPDIDILEAAKPLLLKSAASLI from the exons ATGTCACAGGCCGGATCACTGAGAGCCGCAGTCTCTATTTGCTCCAGTCTCTCCCTGTGCAGGAGATCCTGGGATCCGTCTAAATGGAGGGACATTGCAGTCCAGAGACTCAGGTGTACAAATGTGAAGACGGTGTCAAGGATCACCCTGGGGTTATGGGGGGTCAGCACCACAACGCAGTGCGAGAGTCTCATCCACAACCACAAGCCGGGTCAGAAGGTTTCAAGCTTTGGACCTTCACTAGTTCCACAGAAGCCACCAGAGACATTCCTGAGGAAGCTCTTTTTTATTATTCGCGTGGGGATCCGTTCTTTCATTCTGTCTTGCAAATTCGGACCGCTGTTACTTTTCTATCCCCTCACATACCTTTCGACGGGTCTCAATTCTCTTTGGCTTCATCTTTTGTTGAAGGCCACGGAGTCATCGGGACCAGCGTGCATCAAACTTGGCCAATGGGCTAGCACTCGACGAGACCTTTTCTCAGAAGAGTTCTGTGTCTTGTTTTCCAAGCTACATGTTAAAGTCACTCCGCACCCCTGGGAATACACTGAACTCTGTTTGAGAAGAGCCTTCGGAAATGACTACGCTCATATGTTGAGGATCACCAGCCGGGATCCTGTAGGATCTGGTTGTGTGGCACAGGTGTACAAGGCCTATGTTGACTTATCTGTTATTCAGAATGTGGAATCCCATTCTCTTGTAGAGagtatggagcgggattctgCCTATGAAGCTTGGGAGGTATCGGGCCTTCATGGAATTTTTGGACGTCTAAGGAACTGGAGGCAACAGGACCAAAGTTCTCTGAAGGACCATGAACATTCTCCAATAAGAGGATCAGAAGAAGATCCAGATCACTTAGTCCCAGTGGCGGTAAAA ATCCTGCATCCAGGTCTTGGCCAGCAAGTGCAGATGGACCTTCTCATCATGAAGACCTGGAGCAAGTTACTTAGTCTGATCCCCGGATTCAGGTGGTTGAGTCTCACAGAAATTGTGGAGGAATTTGAGAAGTTGATGACGCAACAA aTAGATCTACGCTTTGAAGCCAAGAACTTAGAAACATTTCAACAGAAGTTTgagaaaatggattttataaAGTTTCCCACTCCCCTCCGACCGTTTGTGACAAAGAACATCTTGGTGGAGAGCTTCGAG GATGGAGAGCCGTTGTCTCTGTACCTGAACGAAAAGGGCTCCTCTCAGATCAAACATCGGATTGCAGCAATGGGAGTGGACATGTTACTTAAGATG ATTTTCGTGGATAATTTTGTCCATGCCGACCTCCACCCTGGTAACATCCTTGTACAAGGAGCTCTGGAGGTCTCGCCTGGGTACAGTGACCAGACCACCCTTGTGGACATGTGTGACACCCTGATTGTAGATATCCGACCCAGCCGCTGTCCCCTGAGGTTGGTCTTGTTGGATGCCGGCATTGTGGCTGAGCTGCAGGAAAAAGACCTTGAGAACTTCCACTCCGTCTTTACTGCGGTAGTGCTGGGGCAG GGAGAGACCGTGGCGGAGCTGATCCTGCATCACGCCAGAGCTAATCAATGTATGGATGTGGAGAGCTTCAAGTCCCAAATGGCGGAGTTGGTGAACGAGGCGAGGAAGACTACAGTAGTTCTCGGGAAG CTCCAAGTTGCAGCTTTGCTGTCTCGGGTATTTCAGCTTCTGATGACGCACAAG GTGAAACTGGAGAGTAACTTCGCATCCATCATTTTTGCCATTTTAGTCTTGGAAGGACTTGGACGCTCTCTGGACCCAGACATTGATATACTGGAGGCAGCCAAACCTCTGCTGCTAAAGAGTGCTGCGTCTCTGATCTAG
- the ADCK2 gene encoding uncharacterized aarF domain-containing protein kinase 2 isoform X2, with translation MSQAGSLRAAVSICSSLSLCRRSWDPSKWRDIAVQRLRCTNVKTVSRITLGLWGVSTTTQCESLIHNHKPGQKVSSFGPSLVPQKPPETFLRKLFFIIRVGIRSFILSCKFGPLLLFYPLTYLSTGLNSLWLHLLLKATESSGPACIKLGQWASTRRDLFSEEFCVLFSKLHVKVTPHPWEYTELCLRRAFGNDYAHMLRITSRDPVGSGCVAQVYKAYVDLSVIQNVESHSLVESMERDSAYEAWEVSGLHGIFGRLRNWRQQDQSSLKDHEHSPIRGSEEDPDHLVPVAILHPGLGQQVQMDLLIMKTWSKLLSLIPGFRWLSLTEIVEEFEKLMTQQIDLRFEAKNLETFQQKFEKMDFIKFPTPLRPFVTKNILVESFEDGEPLSLYLNEKGSSQIKHRIAAMGVDMLLKMIFVDNFVHADLHPGNILVQGALEVSPGYSDQTTLVDMCDTLIVDIRPSRCPLRLVLLDAGIVAELQEKDLENFHSVFTAVVLGQGETVAELILHHARANQCMDVESFKSQMAELVNEARKTTVVLGKLQVAALLSRVFQLLMTHKVKLESNFASIIFAILVLEGLGRSLDPDIDILEAAKPLLLKSAASLI, from the exons ATGTCACAGGCCGGATCACTGAGAGCCGCAGTCTCTATTTGCTCCAGTCTCTCCCTGTGCAGGAGATCCTGGGATCCGTCTAAATGGAGGGACATTGCAGTCCAGAGACTCAGGTGTACAAATGTGAAGACGGTGTCAAGGATCACCCTGGGGTTATGGGGGGTCAGCACCACAACGCAGTGCGAGAGTCTCATCCACAACCACAAGCCGGGTCAGAAGGTTTCAAGCTTTGGACCTTCACTAGTTCCACAGAAGCCACCAGAGACATTCCTGAGGAAGCTCTTTTTTATTATTCGCGTGGGGATCCGTTCTTTCATTCTGTCTTGCAAATTCGGACCGCTGTTACTTTTCTATCCCCTCACATACCTTTCGACGGGTCTCAATTCTCTTTGGCTTCATCTTTTGTTGAAGGCCACGGAGTCATCGGGACCAGCGTGCATCAAACTTGGCCAATGGGCTAGCACTCGACGAGACCTTTTCTCAGAAGAGTTCTGTGTCTTGTTTTCCAAGCTACATGTTAAAGTCACTCCGCACCCCTGGGAATACACTGAACTCTGTTTGAGAAGAGCCTTCGGAAATGACTACGCTCATATGTTGAGGATCACCAGCCGGGATCCTGTAGGATCTGGTTGTGTGGCACAGGTGTACAAGGCCTATGTTGACTTATCTGTTATTCAGAATGTGGAATCCCATTCTCTTGTAGAGagtatggagcgggattctgCCTATGAAGCTTGGGAGGTATCGGGCCTTCATGGAATTTTTGGACGTCTAAGGAACTGGAGGCAACAGGACCAAAGTTCTCTGAAGGACCATGAACATTCTCCAATAAGAGGATCAGAAGAAGATCCAGATCACTTAGTCCCAGTGGCG ATCCTGCATCCAGGTCTTGGCCAGCAAGTGCAGATGGACCTTCTCATCATGAAGACCTGGAGCAAGTTACTTAGTCTGATCCCCGGATTCAGGTGGTTGAGTCTCACAGAAATTGTGGAGGAATTTGAGAAGTTGATGACGCAACAA aTAGATCTACGCTTTGAAGCCAAGAACTTAGAAACATTTCAACAGAAGTTTgagaaaatggattttataaAGTTTCCCACTCCCCTCCGACCGTTTGTGACAAAGAACATCTTGGTGGAGAGCTTCGAG GATGGAGAGCCGTTGTCTCTGTACCTGAACGAAAAGGGCTCCTCTCAGATCAAACATCGGATTGCAGCAATGGGAGTGGACATGTTACTTAAGATG ATTTTCGTGGATAATTTTGTCCATGCCGACCTCCACCCTGGTAACATCCTTGTACAAGGAGCTCTGGAGGTCTCGCCTGGGTACAGTGACCAGACCACCCTTGTGGACATGTGTGACACCCTGATTGTAGATATCCGACCCAGCCGCTGTCCCCTGAGGTTGGTCTTGTTGGATGCCGGCATTGTGGCTGAGCTGCAGGAAAAAGACCTTGAGAACTTCCACTCCGTCTTTACTGCGGTAGTGCTGGGGCAG GGAGAGACCGTGGCGGAGCTGATCCTGCATCACGCCAGAGCTAATCAATGTATGGATGTGGAGAGCTTCAAGTCCCAAATGGCGGAGTTGGTGAACGAGGCGAGGAAGACTACAGTAGTTCTCGGGAAG CTCCAAGTTGCAGCTTTGCTGTCTCGGGTATTTCAGCTTCTGATGACGCACAAG GTGAAACTGGAGAGTAACTTCGCATCCATCATTTTTGCCATTTTAGTCTTGGAAGGACTTGGACGCTCTCTGGACCCAGACATTGATATACTGGAGGCAGCCAAACCTCTGCTGCTAAAGAGTGCTGCGTCTCTGATCTAG